ATGCTGTTCAAGGTCCTGGAACGCCACCCCGAACTGGCCTCGCGCATGCGGGCACTCGGCGCGGGACTCCTCGTCCACGGGCGCCTGAGCGACGCCGACCGGGAACTCGTGATCGCCCGTGTCACCGCCCGCAGCGGCTGTGCCTACGAGTGGGGCGTCCACATCGCGACCTACGCCGAAGCGGCCGGACTCACCGCCGAACAGGTCGCCCTCACCGCGACCGGCGCTCCCGACGACCCGGCCTGGTCCGCCCGGCAGTCGGCGCTGCTGCACGCCGTGGACGAACTCCACGCCGGCTCGCAGCTGAGCGACGCCGCATGGAGCGGCCTGCGCGCTCATCTCGACGAGCGCGAGTCCCTGGAACTGCTGGTCCTCGCGGGCTGGTACCGCACCATCGCGTACGTCGCGAACGGCGTGCGGGTGGAGGGGGAACCCTGGGCGGCGGCGTTTCC
Above is a genomic segment from Streptomyces sp. R21 containing:
- a CDS encoding carboxymuconolactone decarboxylase family protein; this translates as MKQRIDGVTPPYEPETDRALHRWMPPGVAREPLMLFKVLERHPELASRMRALGAGLLVHGRLSDADRELVIARVTARSGCAYEWGVHIATYAEAAGLTAEQVALTATGAPDDPAWSARQSALLHAVDELHAGSQLSDAAWSGLRAHLDERESLELLVLAGWYRTIAYVANGVRVEGEPWAAAFPAASSDGPGFPDGR